A stretch of the Buchananella sp. 14KM1171 genome encodes the following:
- the orn gene encoding oligoribonuclease, with translation MSSSENDPLVWIDCEMTGLDLQQDALVEIAVIVTDSDLNPLGEGIDLIIKPPAAALEGMNDFVRSMHTTSGLLEELDGGIPLAEAEARVLAYVKQFCPTERKAILAGNSVHTDKSFLDRDMPELMSHLHYRIVDVSSLKELARRWYPRAYYNAPKKEGGHRAMADILESIQELAYYRDVLLPAPPGPSMTTCKRAARRLLAERDQRAAAAGVVFVKAGEAIEAAEGAEAPACGYEAGKPAGAGE, from the coding sequence GTGAGTAGTAGCGAAAACGACCCGTTGGTGTGGATCGACTGCGAGATGACGGGCCTGGACCTGCAGCAGGACGCCCTGGTTGAGATCGCGGTGATCGTCACCGATTCTGACCTGAACCCGCTGGGTGAGGGGATCGACCTCATCATCAAGCCGCCGGCTGCGGCGCTGGAGGGCATGAACGACTTCGTCCGCAGCATGCACACCACCTCCGGGCTGCTGGAGGAGCTGGACGGCGGCATTCCCCTGGCGGAGGCGGAGGCCCGCGTGCTGGCGTACGTCAAGCAGTTCTGCCCCACCGAGCGCAAGGCAATCCTGGCCGGCAACTCCGTGCACACGGATAAGTCCTTCCTGGACCGCGACATGCCGGAGCTGATGAGCCACCTGCACTACCGGATCGTGGACGTCTCTTCTCTGAAGGAACTGGCCCGCCGCTGGTACCCGCGCGCCTACTACAACGCCCCCAAGAAGGAGGGCGGCCACCGCGCGATGGCGGACATCCTGGAGTCGATCCAGGAGCTTGCCTACTACCGCGACGTGCTGCTGCCCGCCCCGCCCGGGCCCTCCATGACCACCTGCAAGCGGGCCGCCCGGCGCTTGCTGGCCGAGCGCGACCAGCGCGCCGCCGCTGCCGGCGTGGTTTTCGTCAAGGCTGGCGAAGCGATCGAGGCTGCCGAGGGGGCTGAGGCGCCGGCCTGCGGGTACGAGGCCGGAAAGCCGGCGGGGGCTGGCGAGTAG
- a CDS encoding Gfo/Idh/MocA family protein: MTSPLQPASPDSTSATTNPAPPTCTPAAPHPSNTSTADASPAAPTQAPAAPHPANATTPTTTSPALPLGTRRLRMGVVGVGARAPLALHALDCPHGVDLVAALDPHPQAARRAQDRLRQPVPVASTLQDFLSFDLDLAFVTSPDHTHEEIAPALLRAGVAVYLEKPLAITLPGALAILQAARESGTALYVGHNMRHMAVVRTLRRLIQEGLVGQVKAIWCRHFVGHGGDFYFKDWHAERRYTTSLLLQKAAHDIDVMHWLAGAYTQRVTALGGLTVYGDVPSRADNSDRLMTDWFDRTAYPATQQTGLNPVIDVEDLSQVLMRLPGGMFASYQQCHYTPDYWRNYTVIGTHGRLENFGDGAGGRVVLYNHRTNYNEAGDQVFPIAEEAEGHGEADALTVAEFLRFLRFGTPTDTSPVAAYHAVATGIAATLSLRQDGQPYDVAALPADLAAYFESNQGRSALP; encoded by the coding sequence ATGACCTCGCCTCTCCAGCCCGCCTCACCGGACTCCACCTCGGCCACGACGAACCCGGCCCCACCCACCTGCACCCCCGCCGCGCCGCACCCTTCCAACACCTCTACCGCCGACGCCTCTCCCGCCGCTCCGACACAGGCTCCCGCCGCGCCACACCCCGCCAACGCCACCACCCCCACCACCACCTCCCCCGCCCTCCCGCTGGGCACGCGCCGCCTGCGCATGGGCGTGGTGGGCGTCGGGGCGCGCGCTCCCCTGGCGCTGCACGCGCTGGACTGCCCGCACGGGGTGGACCTGGTGGCGGCGCTGGACCCGCACCCGCAGGCCGCCCGCCGCGCGCAGGACCGCCTGCGCCAACCGGTCCCGGTGGCCTCTACGTTGCAGGACTTCCTGTCCTTCGATCTGGATCTGGCCTTCGTCACCTCCCCGGACCACACTCACGAGGAGATCGCCCCGGCCCTGCTGCGCGCGGGCGTGGCGGTCTATCTGGAAAAGCCGCTGGCGATCACGCTGCCCGGTGCCCTGGCGATCCTGCAGGCGGCCCGCGAGTCCGGCACCGCCCTGTACGTGGGCCACAACATGCGCCACATGGCGGTGGTGCGCACGCTGCGCCGCCTGATCCAGGAGGGCCTGGTGGGGCAGGTCAAGGCGATCTGGTGCCGCCACTTTGTTGGCCACGGCGGCGACTTCTACTTCAAGGACTGGCACGCAGAGCGCCGCTACACCACCTCGCTGCTGCTGCAGAAGGCGGCTCACGACATCGACGTGATGCACTGGCTGGCCGGCGCCTACACGCAGCGGGTCACGGCCTTGGGCGGCCTGACGGTGTACGGGGACGTGCCTTCCCGCGCGGACAACTCCGACCGGCTCATGACCGACTGGTTCGACCGCACCGCCTACCCTGCCACGCAGCAGACCGGACTGAACCCGGTGATCGACGTGGAGGACCTCTCTCAGGTCCTGATGCGCCTGCCCGGCGGCATGTTCGCTTCCTACCAGCAGTGCCACTACACCCCGGATTATTGGCGCAATTACACGGTTATCGGCACGCACGGGCGCCTGGAGAACTTTGGGGACGGCGCCGGTGGGCGCGTGGTGCTCTACAACCACCGCACCAACTACAACGAGGCCGGCGACCAGGTTTTCCCCATTGCGGAGGAAGCCGAGGGGCACGGGGAGGCCGACGCCCTCACCGTGGCCGAGTTCCTTCGCTTCCTGCGCTTTGGCACGCCCACGGACACCTCTCCGGTGGCCGCCTACCACGCGGTCGCTACGGGCATCGCGGCCACGCTCTCGCTGCGCCAGGACGGCCAGCCGTACGACGTCGCCGCCCTGCCCGCCGATCTCGCGGCCTACTTCGAGTCGAACCAGGGCCGCAGCGCCCTCCCCTAG
- a CDS encoding single-stranded DNA-binding protein, translating into MSNPIEITVHGYAATNASLLRSEGRPDLAEFRIAATPRYRTAEGWKDLDTEFITVKAWREAAQDVASSVRKGMPLVVIGRLATERWERAGSTQTSVVIHASSISVEVKRGVVTYARVVDRNSGRPQEENAQSSQMDDAAAPTPPSQSADGAPTWATGAGPREGSAGPGEGNAGPQDGSSVPQDGATAAPRVDGEPATAGGALRESGVGGDSGSQAGTDLTPLAGVGGFPQGGAEAAPAAADRAQAPSQALEDAGGGGAEFTSAELEYELQSV; encoded by the coding sequence ATGTCAAACCCGATAGAGATCACCGTCCACGGCTATGCCGCGACGAACGCGTCCCTGCTGCGCAGCGAGGGCAGGCCGGACCTGGCCGAGTTCCGCATCGCCGCCACCCCGCGCTACCGCACCGCCGAGGGGTGGAAGGACCTGGACACGGAGTTCATCACCGTCAAGGCGTGGCGGGAGGCCGCGCAGGACGTCGCCTCCTCGGTGCGCAAGGGCATGCCGCTGGTTGTCATCGGCCGGCTTGCCACCGAGCGGTGGGAGCGGGCGGGAAGCACGCAGACCTCGGTGGTGATCCACGCCTCCAGCATCTCGGTGGAGGTCAAGCGTGGCGTGGTTACATACGCGCGCGTGGTGGACCGCAACTCCGGCCGCCCGCAGGAGGAGAACGCGCAGTCCTCTCAGATGGACGACGCTGCCGCGCCCACCCCTCCCTCCCAGTCTGCCGACGGCGCGCCCACCTGGGCCACGGGCGCGGGGCCCCGGGAGGGCAGCGCGGGGCCCGGGGAGGGGAACGCCGGCCCTCAGGATGGGAGCAGCGTGCCGCAGGACGGGGCGACTGCCGCTCCTCGGGTCGACGGGGAGCCTGCCACTGCGGGGGGAGCCTTGCGCGAGTCCGGCGTGGGCGGGGACAGCGGCTCGCAGGCGGGGACGGACTTGACTCCGCTGGCCGGCGTGGGCGGGTTCCCGCAGGGCGGGGCGGAAGCGGCCCCGGCCGCAGCGGACCGCGCACAGGCCCCCTCCCAGGCGCTGGAGGACGCCGGGGGAGGCGGGGCTGAGTTCACCTCCGCCGAGCTGGAGTACGAGCTGCAGTCCGTTTGA
- the ilvA gene encoding threonine ammonia-lyase IlvA: protein MTALDFAGARERLDGVLKETPLERSDRLSEAAGFPVLLKREDVQRCRSFKVRGAYNAIAAMSEKQRARGVVAASAGNHAQGVAFACNDLGVEGQIFLPSNTPRQKRNRIAEIGGPWVEQVIVDGNFDLASARAQLHAMETRANFVHPFDDPHVIAGQGTTAQEIFEAAGPEGIDTVLVPVGGGGLLAGIAAWFVQNAPQTRVVGVEPAGAASMQAALAAGRPVELDRVDNFVDGTAVARVGNRSYEIVAGLDIPFVTVPEGAVCSELLDLYHADGVIAEPAGALASAALRIGLPFEPKGPVVCVVSGGNNDLSRYDEIAERSARYQGLRHYFMVRFQQQPGALRYFLDEVLGPDDDIVLFEYTKKNNRETGPALVGIELADPRDITALRKRIDASPVHVEEIPSESDLFRLLI from the coding sequence ATGACGGCGCTTGATTTTGCGGGCGCGCGCGAGCGCCTGGACGGGGTACTCAAAGAGACGCCGCTGGAGCGCAGCGACCGCCTGAGCGAGGCGGCAGGCTTCCCGGTGCTGCTCAAGCGCGAGGACGTGCAGCGCTGCCGCTCGTTCAAGGTGCGCGGCGCCTACAACGCGATCGCGGCGATGAGCGAAAAGCAGCGGGCGCGCGGCGTCGTGGCGGCCTCCGCCGGTAACCACGCGCAGGGAGTGGCATTCGCCTGCAACGACCTCGGGGTGGAGGGGCAGATCTTCCTGCCGTCCAACACGCCGCGTCAGAAGCGCAACCGGATCGCGGAGATCGGCGGTCCGTGGGTGGAGCAGGTGATCGTGGACGGCAACTTTGACCTCGCCTCCGCGCGCGCCCAGCTGCACGCGATGGAGACTCGCGCGAACTTTGTGCACCCCTTCGACGACCCGCACGTGATCGCGGGCCAGGGCACCACGGCGCAGGAGATCTTCGAGGCCGCCGGGCCGGAGGGGATCGACACCGTGCTGGTGCCGGTGGGCGGAGGTGGCCTGCTGGCCGGCATCGCCGCCTGGTTTGTGCAAAACGCCCCGCAGACGCGCGTGGTGGGCGTGGAGCCGGCCGGGGCTGCCTCGATGCAGGCGGCGCTCGCGGCGGGCCGCCCGGTGGAGCTGGACCGCGTGGACAACTTCGTGGACGGCACCGCAGTGGCCCGCGTGGGTAACCGCTCCTACGAGATCGTGGCGGGGCTGGACATCCCGTTCGTGACGGTGCCGGAGGGCGCGGTCTGCTCCGAGCTGTTGGACCTGTACCACGCCGACGGCGTGATCGCGGAGCCGGCCGGCGCGTTGGCGTCCGCCGCGCTGCGCATCGGCCTGCCGTTCGAGCCCAAGGGCCCGGTGGTGTGCGTGGTCTCGGGCGGCAACAACGACCTTTCCCGCTACGACGAGATCGCCGAGCGCTCGGCCCGCTACCAGGGCCTGCGCCACTACTTCATGGTGCGGTTCCAGCAGCAGCCGGGCGCGCTGCGCTACTTCCTGGACGAGGTGCTTGGCCCCGACGACGACATCGTCCTCTTCGAGTACACCAAGAAGAACAACCGCGAGACCGGCCCTGCCCTGGTGGGCATCGAACTGGCCGACCCGCGCGACATCACCGCCCTGCGCAAGCGCATCGACGCCTCTCCGGTGCACGTGGAGGAGATCCCCAGCGAGTCAGACCTCTTCCGCCTCCTCATCTAG